In Drosophila nasuta strain 15112-1781.00 chromosome 2R, ASM2355853v1, whole genome shotgun sequence, a single genomic region encodes these proteins:
- the LOC132787179 gene encoding lysosomal proton-coupled steroid conjugate and bile acid symporter SLC46A3-like isoform X2 yields the protein MHILFQILSVIFLSDLPSELSIYLCAVLRALFGGHACFMMSVFCFMTSTTSKEDRTLRFGIFIISVLLTKFVSNPSDTELYYIFKVDYSITTGVILQLVTLLYIAMIIKEPKSHGNSNQHKERKKTNNMDVFVVENNGRTLSTEVESSKVEPPLELARRHLLREFFDPMLLMELIKFPFQRRSDNRRSILLLLILCYLLTVGPSEMESEYLKIHKENNQSWNFEGEETPNTVRYTSSIIGTILGLVVFKIILKFSDLMIGIWSSVFTVVSFFIYAFATDATKLYVVKVLDLFRYLSIVSIKSTASIITHDEGKLFAIFSILQLVEDHTFPYIYNAVYAATSKSFPGGVFVLSNFFYVPTVLIFTVCYFLLHRRGTNLATKIENP from the exons atgcatatacttt TTCAGATTCTTTCGGTAATATTTCTTTCCGATCTTCCTTCTGAGCTTAGTATCTATTTATGTGCAGTCTTGCGTGCGCTTTTTGGAGGTCATGCTTGCTTTATGATGTccgtattttgttttatgaccTCGACAACTTCTAAGGAGGATCGAACCTTACGCTTTGGAATCTTTATAATTTCTGTGTTATTGACAAAATTTGTATCTAACCCTAGTGACACagaattgtattatattttcaaagttGATT ATAGTATTACAACAGGTGTGATCTTGCAATTGGTTACCTTACTATACATTGCAATGATTATAAAGGAGCCCAAGTCACATGGTAATAGTAATCAACATaaggaaaggaaaaaaacaaacaatatgGATGTATTCGTGGTTGAAAATAATGGAAGAACACTGTCAACAGAGGTAGAATCATCAAAAGTTGAACCTCCGTTAGAACTTGCACGACGTCACTTATTAAGAGAATTCTTTGATCCGATGCTGCTGATGGAGCTTATTAAATTCCCTTTTCAAAGGCGGTCGGATAATCGCCGTTCAATATTGTTGTTActtattttgtgttatttaCTAACTGTTGGTCCTAGTGAGATGGAGTCTGAATACTTGAAAATACACAAAGAAAATAATCAGAGCTGGAATTTCGAAGGCGAAGAAACACCCAATACGGTTCGTTATACATCAAGTATTATCGGAACTATTCTGGGACTCGTagtctttaaaataattttaaaattctccGATTTAATGATTGGTATATGGTCTTCGGTCTTCACTGTCGTGTCtttctttatatat gcTTTCGCAACGGATGCGACAAAATTGTATGTGGTCAAAGTTCTGGATTTGTTTAGATATTTAAGTATTGTCTCTATTAAATCAACTGCATCTATTATTACTCATGATGAGG GCAAGTTGTTCgctatttttagtatattgcaACTAGTTGAAGATCACACATTTCCATATATCTACAATGCAGTTTACGCTGCCACTTCTAAATCATTTCCGGGAGGCGTCTTCGTTCTGAGTAATTTTTTCTATGTACCTACTGTGCTGATATTCAC TGTATGTTACTTTTTATTACACCGTCGTGGCACGAATTTGGcaacgaaaatcgaaaatccCTGA
- the LOC132787179 gene encoding lysosomal proton-coupled steroid conjugate and bile acid symporter SLC46A3-like isoform X1 produces the protein MMLPIVGECIYFVIQILSVIFLSDLPSELSIYLCAVLRALFGGHACFMMSVFCFMTSTTSKEDRTLRFGIFIISVLLTKFVSNPSDTELYYIFKVDYSITTGVILQLVTLLYIAMIIKEPKSHGNSNQHKERKKTNNMDVFVVENNGRTLSTEVESSKVEPPLELARRHLLREFFDPMLLMELIKFPFQRRSDNRRSILLLLILCYLLTVGPSEMESEYLKIHKENNQSWNFEGEETPNTVRYTSSIIGTILGLVVFKIILKFSDLMIGIWSSVFTVVSFFIYAFATDATKLYVVKVLDLFRYLSIVSIKSTASIITHDEGKLFAIFSILQLVEDHTFPYIYNAVYAATSKSFPGGVFVLSNFFYVPTVLIFTVCYFLLHRRGTNLATKIENP, from the exons ATGATGTTGCCTATAGTAGgtgaatgcatatactttgTTA TTCAGATTCTTTCGGTAATATTTCTTTCCGATCTTCCTTCTGAGCTTAGTATCTATTTATGTGCAGTCTTGCGTGCGCTTTTTGGAGGTCATGCTTGCTTTATGATGTccgtattttgttttatgaccTCGACAACTTCTAAGGAGGATCGAACCTTACGCTTTGGAATCTTTATAATTTCTGTGTTATTGACAAAATTTGTATCTAACCCTAGTGACACagaattgtattatattttcaaagttGATT ATAGTATTACAACAGGTGTGATCTTGCAATTGGTTACCTTACTATACATTGCAATGATTATAAAGGAGCCCAAGTCACATGGTAATAGTAATCAACATaaggaaaggaaaaaaacaaacaatatgGATGTATTCGTGGTTGAAAATAATGGAAGAACACTGTCAACAGAGGTAGAATCATCAAAAGTTGAACCTCCGTTAGAACTTGCACGACGTCACTTATTAAGAGAATTCTTTGATCCGATGCTGCTGATGGAGCTTATTAAATTCCCTTTTCAAAGGCGGTCGGATAATCGCCGTTCAATATTGTTGTTActtattttgtgttatttaCTAACTGTTGGTCCTAGTGAGATGGAGTCTGAATACTTGAAAATACACAAAGAAAATAATCAGAGCTGGAATTTCGAAGGCGAAGAAACACCCAATACGGTTCGTTATACATCAAGTATTATCGGAACTATTCTGGGACTCGTagtctttaaaataattttaaaattctccGATTTAATGATTGGTATATGGTCTTCGGTCTTCACTGTCGTGTCtttctttatatat gcTTTCGCAACGGATGCGACAAAATTGTATGTGGTCAAAGTTCTGGATTTGTTTAGATATTTAAGTATTGTCTCTATTAAATCAACTGCATCTATTATTACTCATGATGAGG GCAAGTTGTTCgctatttttagtatattgcaACTAGTTGAAGATCACACATTTCCATATATCTACAATGCAGTTTACGCTGCCACTTCTAAATCATTTCCGGGAGGCGTCTTCGTTCTGAGTAATTTTTTCTATGTACCTACTGTGCTGATATTCAC TGTATGTTACTTTTTATTACACCGTCGTGGCACGAATTTGGcaacgaaaatcgaaaatccCTGA
- the LOC132786861 gene encoding lysosomal proton-coupled steroid conjugate and bile acid symporter SLC46A3-like produces MDVFVVENNGRTLSTEVESSKVEPSIELARRHLLREFFDPMLLMELIKFPFQRRSNNRRSILLLLILCYLLTVGPSEMESEYLKIHKENNQSWNFEGEETPNTVRYTSSIIGTILGLVVFKIILKFSDLMIGIWSSVFTVVSFFIYAFATDATKLYVVKVLDLFRYLSIVSIKSTASIITHDEGKLFAIFSILQLVEDHTFPYIYNAVYAATSKSFPGGVFVLSNFFYVPTVLIFIVCYFLLHRRGTNLATKIENP; encoded by the exons atgGATGTATTCGTGGTTGAAAATAATGGAAGAACACTGTCAACAGAGGTAGAATCATCAAAAGTTGAACCTTCGATAGAACTTGCACGACGTCACTTATTAAGAGAATTCTTTGATCCGATGCTGCTGATGGAGCTTATTAAATTCCCTTTTCAAAGGCGGTCGAATAATCGCCGTTCAATATTGTTGTTActtattttgtgttatttaCTAACTGTTGGTCCTAGTGAGATGGAGTCTGAATACTTGAAAATACACAAAGAAAATAATCAGAGCTGGAATTTCGAAGGCGAAGAAACACCCAATACGGTTCGTTATACATCAAGTATTATCGGAACTATTCTGGGACTCGTagtctttaaaataattttaaaattctccGATTTAATGATTGGTATATGGTCTTCGGTCTTCACTGTCGTGTCtttctttatatat gcTTTCGCAACGGATGCGACAAAATTGTATGTGGTCAAAGTTCTGGATTTGTTTAGATATTTAAGTATTGTGTCCATTAAATCAACTGCATCCATTATTACTCATGATGAGG GCAAGTTGTTCgctatttttagtatattgcaACTAGTTGAAGATCACACATTTCCATATATCTACAATGCAGTTTACGCTGCCACTTCTAAATCATTTCCGGGAGGCGTCTTCGTTCTGAGTAATTTTTTCTATGTACCCACTGTGCTGATTTTCAT TGTATGTTACTTTTTATTACATCGTCGTGGCACGAATTTGGCAACGAAGATCGAAAATCCCTGA
- the LOC132785196 gene encoding uncharacterized protein LOC132785196, producing MFIPILGRCLYYKYRFLFSIFIESQPLILSCYSSMLPAFFGDSPCFMMSVLSYITTTTPESDRVLRLSIFSVFVLLTNNLNLIIEPNDYFAYPITSAICLAFEVAAILYVIFLIKEPKSNESVSQSNDMHLTNMGDIPIEENVTNIALSSEPPRRNIFREFFDPMLVLELIKLPYKRRDIYGSLILLLLILCYCLSVGQIDVETKYFNDHDNIAFRLMRFESYITGALLCGLVFSKTWKFSNSIIGIWISVFTAVSRLVYNFAPTTEITTTHYFGGVLDLFAVLRLVPIQSEASTINEGDGKLFSFFGILEPIAIFIYQPIYDAVVFASIESFPNFLLLNIELFYVPNVLIFIACYFLMRRRNSNMAQHNSTENL from the exons ATGTTTATTCCAATTTTGGGAAGATGTCTATACTATAAAT ATCGGTTCTTATTTTCGATATTCATTGAGAGTCAACCGTTAATATTGAGTTGCTATAGCTCAATGCTGCCAGCTTTTTTTGGGGATAGTCCATGCTTTATGATGTCTGTGTTAAGTTACATAACCACAACAACTCCAGAGAGTGATCGAGTCTTACGGCTCAGTATCTTTTCAGTGTTTGTTCTACTCACAAACAATCTAAATCTTATCATTGAGCCAAATGATTACTTTGCATATCCAA TAACTTCTGCAATATGTTTGGCCTTTGAAGTCGCTGCCATACTCTATGTTATCTTCTTGATAAAGGAGCCCAAGTCAAATGAAAGCGTTTCTCAATCGAATGACATGCATTTAACAAATATGGGTGACATTCCGATTGAAGAGAACGTCACAAACATTGCATTGTCATCTGAACCTCCTCGACGTAATATATTCAGAGAATTCTTTGATCCGATGCTGGTGCtggaattaattaaattacctTATAAGAGACGCGACATTTATGGTAGCCTTATATTGCTGCTATTAATTTTGTGTTATTGTCTGAGCGTGGGGCAGATAGACGTtgaaactaaatattttaatgatcaTGACAACATTGCATTTAGATTGATGAGATTTGAGTCATATATCACTGGAGCCCTTCTTTGCGGTTTAGTTTTTAGTAAAACGTGGAAATTCTCCAATTCGATTATTGGAATTTGGATTTCTGTCTTTACTGCTGTGTCTCGATTAGTATAT aattttgCGCCTACAACTGAAATTACTACAACCCATTATTTTGGTGGAGTGCTCGATTTGTTTGCAGTGCTTCGTTTAGTGCCTATTCAATCCGAAGCATCAACTATTAATGAGGGCGATG gaaaattattttctttttttggcatCTTGGAACCAATTGCTATCTTCATATATCAACCCATATACGATGCAGTCGTTTTTGCCTCTATTGAATCATTTCCGAATTTCCTTTTGCTCAACATTGAACTCTTCTACGTACCAAATGTGCTGATTTTTAT TGCTTGCTATTTTCTAATGCGTCGTCGTAATTCAAACATGGCTCAACATAACAGCACCGAAAATTTATAG